The Candidatus Zixiibacteriota bacterium genome segment CGAAGATCCGCTCGTGGTAGCGCGGCTCGATCCCCGGCCCCTCATCGGCGACGAACAGCTCGACGCCCTCGACCGACCGGCGCGCCCCCGCCCGCACCGTGCTGCCGGCCGGGCCGTAGGTGATCGCATTGCTCAGGAGATTGACGAGCGCCTGCTCCAGCAGGCTGGGGTTGATCGGGGCCACGAGATCGAGGTCGCCCTCGCACAGGAGCGCAATCCCTTTCTCCCGGGCGCGGGATTCGCAGCTCTGCACCGCCGACCGCAGCACGCCTCCCACGGGCCGGCGTGTGACCTCACACCCCTCGCCGTCGCGCTCCTGCTCAAGGCGCGAGAGGGCGAGGAGATCCTCGATGATGTTGTTCAACTGGTCGGCCTGGCGCTTGATGATCTCAAGAAAGCGCCGCGCATCCTCGGGCCGGTCCATCGCCCCGTCGAGCAGCGTCTCGAGAAAACCCTTGATCGAGGTGACGGGCGTGCGGAGTTCGTGGGAGACATTGGCGACGAAATCTGTGCGGATGTTTTCCAGACGGCGCAGGCGGGTGATGTCGTTGAGCACGATCACGCCGCCGGCGGCGTTGCCCGACCCGTCGCGCAGCGTGGTGCCGTGGACCTGCAGCTGCCGCTCGTCGTCGCCGGCCAATTCGATCGTCCCCTCCACCGGCGCTCCGGAGTGGAGCGTCTCCGAGACCAGGCGGTGCAGTTCGCTGTTGCGCACAACCTCGGGCACGCTCCGCCCGACGGCCTCCTCGGGCCGGATGCGGAGCAGCCGGGCGGCGGCGGCATTCAGGGTGAGGATACGTTCGGAGGTATCGACCGCCAGGACTCCCTCGACCATGGCGGCGAGAATGGCCTCCTGTTCGTTGCGCCGGCGGCCGATCGCCTCCATGCGCTCGTGGAGCTGGGCGGCCATTTCGTTCATCGCCTGGGCGAGCCCGGCGATTTCCTGATGCCCGGCCGCCGGAAGGGCATAGTCGAACTCGCCGCGCGCGAACCGGTCGGCGCCGGCGCGCAGGTCGCCGATCGGGCGCACCACCGACCGGGCAACGAGGCGGCTGATCACGGCCGCGAGCAGCACCAACAGCAGTCCGCCGACGACCACATCACCGGCCAGCGTCCCGGTCACCGTCCCGATCCCCCCTTCGGCCGCGTCTTCCGGGATGGCCGTCCGCACCACGCCGACCACCCGGTCGTCGGCAAGGACCGGCACCGCCGTGTACAGCATGTGGCGCTGGAGCGTGCTGCTGTAGCGCCGGGAGGCCATCATCTCTCCGCGCAGGGCGGCGGCAATCTCCGGGCGAAACCGGTGCTGCTCCATGTGTTTCGGATCTTCCTCGCTGTCGGCCAGCACGCGGCCGTCGGCCCCCACGACCGTGAACCGCGTCCGGCCGGCGCGGCCGAGCGCGACCACGAGCGAATCGAGAGCATCGTTGTCGTGCGCATCCAGGTAGGGGGTGATGACCCTCTCCGCCAGCCGCGCCCGCATCTCCAGATCGTGGACGGCTTCATGGTAATGGGCGGTCCGGTAAGCCTGCCGCGTGTAGAGGTAGACGCCCCCCGCCGCCAGCGCCACGACCAGTACAAACGAGGGGAACAACTGCCACAACATCCGCCGCTGCCGCATCAGTTCTCCCGGAGGCGGTAGCCGACGCCCCGCACGGTTTCGATATACCGGCCGGCCGCGCCCAGTTTCTTGCGCAGACCGACAATCTGCACATCGACCGACCGGTCGGTGACGATCACATCCTCGCCGCGCACCTGGTTGACGATCTGGTACCGCGTGTAGACCCATCCGGGCCGCCGCGCGAGGAGGTGCAGGATCTGAAATTCGGTGTGCGTGAGTTGGACCGGGCGGCCGTCGACGCTCACCTCGTGCCGCCCGGGGTCGATGATGAAGCCGTGAATGGCCAGCCGCGCCGCGGCGTCCTCCGGCCCGGTCGCCTTGCGCCGGAGCACTGCCCGGATGCGCGCGATGAGCACTTTGGGGCTGAACGGCTTGGCGATATAGTCATCGGCCCCCATTTCGAGCCCGGCGACGATGTCGCTCTCTTCCCCCTTGGCAGTGAGCATGACAATCGGGATCGCGCGGGTGGCGGGGCTGTGCTTCAACTGGCGGCATACCTCCAAACCGTCGACGCCGGGCAGCATGAGGTCCAGCAACACGAGCGCCGGCGGCTCCCGGCGGGCGCAGGCCAAACCGTCTTCGCCGGTCACCGCCCGCACGACGCGGTACCCCTCGCGGGCGAGGTTGTAGGCAATCAGCTCCTGGATGTCCTGTTCATCTTCGATGACGAGAATCGGTTCCTTCGCCATGGCGCCTCTCCACCGGCTGCGACGGTCGCTTTCCGCACTAAGGTAAAACGCCTCCCCCGGTAAGGAAACCACTAACTTTCCGTTAGACTTGTGTGAGGAACGACGGGGCCCCCCGAGGACGCGCGGGTCGCCGACCGCTCAGGCGTCCGGGCCGTGCAGGCCGTACTTCTTCATCCGGTACACCAGAACGTGCCTCGGGATTCCGAGCTGCAGCGCGGCCCGCGACCGATTGCCGCCGGTGCGGGTCAGCGCCTTGATGATGAGTTGCTTCTCCGTCTCCGGCAGGGTGCGCTCCGGTTCCGGGTCGCCCGCGGCGGGGCGGGCCTCGGCCGGGCCGACGTCGCGGCCGAAATCCGGAGGCAAATCCGCGGTCGTGAGCACCTCGCCGCGCCGGAGGATCGCCATGCGCTCGATCAGGTTTTCGAGTTCGCGGATATTGCCCGGCCAGGCGTACGCCGCCAGCCGCGCCATGAGCTCGGCATCGACCGCCAGCGGCGCGGAGGGGGCGAAAGCGCGCGCGAACTCCTTGACGAGAATGGGGATATCCTCGCGCCGCTCGCGCAGGCTCGGCACCCGGAGGGGAATGACGTTGAGCCGGTAGTAGAGATCCTCCCGGAATCTCCCCCGGGCGGCTCGCTCCTTGAGGTCCACATTGGTCGCCGCGATCAGGCGGACATCCATCTCGACCGGCTTTTCCGCGCCGACCGGCTCGATCGTTTTCTCCTGAATCGCCCGGAGGAGCTTGGCCTGCAGGTCGATCGACAACTCAGCGATTTCATCGAGAAAGAGCGTCCCCCGGTCGGCCAGCTCGAATTTCCCCCGCTTGTCGCGCACGGCCCCGGTGAACGCCCCCCGCACGTGCCCGAACAGCTCCGATTCGATCAGATCCCTGGGGATGGCGGCGCAGTTGACGACCACCAACTCCCGGTCGGCCCGGTGGCTGCCGTAGTGGATCGCCCGCGCGATCATCTCCTTGCCGGTGCCCGACTCTCCCGCAATCAGCACCGTCGCATCGGTCGGCGCGATTTTCTCCACCAGCGCCATCATCTCCCGGAAGGGGCGGGAGACGCCCACGAGTTTCCGCATTACGTCGCGCCCCCGGAGTCGTCCCCGCAGGAGGCGGTTTTCTTCGGCGAGCCGGCGATGCTCGAGGGCCTTGTCGATGGCCACGAACAACTGCTCGTCCTCGAACGGCTTGGTGAGATAGTCGAAGGCACCGAGCTTGACGGCCTGCACCGCCTGGGCGACCTCGGCGTGGGCGCTGATGAAAATCACCTCAAGATCCGGCTGTACGCCGCGCACCCGCTCGAGCAGTTCGATCCCGGACAGCCGGGGCATCCTGATGTCCGAGAGGAGCAGGTCGAAACGCTCCCGGGTGAGGCGGTCGAGAGCCTCGGCGCCGTCGCCGGCCGCCGTGACCGCGAACCCCTGCCGCTCCAGCTTGAACTGGAGGACGCGGCGCAGTGAGGCGTCGTCGTCGGCCAAAAGAATGCGCACCGTCATCGCACCTCCCCCGCGGGCAGCCGGAGCGTGAACGTCGTCCCCGCCCCGACCGTGCTCTCGACCGCGATCGACCCGCCGTGGCTTTCGACGATCTGCCTGGCCACGGCCAGCCCGAGACCGCTGCCCGAGGATTTCGTCGTGAAGAACGGGTCGAAAATGCGCCCGACTGCCTCCGGCGGGATGCCGTGGCCGCCGTCCGCTATCGTGAGGCGCGCGCCGCCGGCCTCGGATTCCACGGCCACGCGCACGGCGCCTCCCGGGGCGGACGCCTCGAGCGCATTGAGCAGCAAATTGAGCATGACCTGGTGGATCTTCTCCCGGTCGCCGACGATGGCGACGTCCGGCTGGATGTGCCGCACCAGCCGGACGCCGGCGTGGGCCGCCGGGGCCTCGATCTGGCGCAGTCCGGCCGCCACCGTCTCCGACAGATTCATCGGCGCCAGGTGCGGCTCGCGCGGGCGGCCGAACTCGAGGAAATCGCGGAGCGTCCCGTCGATCCGCCGGATCTCGCTCACCGCGATCTCGCGGAACTCCGCCCGGTCCGCCTCCGGCGTGTCCTTGTCGCAGATGATCTCCACCGCCCCCTTGATGCTGGCGATCGGGTTCTTGATCTCGTGGGCCACGGTCGAAGCCATCCGGCCCACCAGCGCCTGGCGCTGCGACCGTTCGAGCGCGAGTTCTGTCTCCTGCTGGCGGCGGCGGACCCTGCGCTCGCGGTCGACGATCCCGCCGATCAGGCCGCCGAGGGCGAAGTAGAAGACGATTTCAGTGACCTCTCCGGCCGTGTTGTGCGCGCCGAGGTCGTTGACGAAGATGAACGGGAGCACGAGCAGCGAGATCGCTGCCGCCGCCCCCAACCCCCCCCGCAGGCCGAACCAGGAGGCGGCCAGGACGATCGGGATGTAGCACAGCCGTCCGTGGATGGCATGGATCCAGTGCTGGGGACCAAAAATCGGCTCCAGCACCCAGCCGTAGTGAATGCTGACCGTAACCAGGATGATGCCGCCGATGATCGCCAGACGGTAGCGCGTTCTCTCAGGCAGAGATTCAGTGAGCGAGCCGGAGCGCGGGCCCGCCAAAGGGGAGCTTTCCGGATGGGCAGGCGTCTTCTGCACGTTTCCTCCTGAAAACGGTATCACCGGCGGATTGGCCGGCTTGTGATCGACCGATCCATACACCAACTTATAGTCTCATTCGGCATTCTTGTTAACAATATTCTTCACCCGTTGAATAATATTCTTCAATGACTTCATTCGTCAGCCATACATTCAAATGTTAAGTTGCTGCTAATCATACCATTATCAGGTCGGCACGTCGGTTGTTTTGTGAGTTGGCATGAAGAGCCGAGTACTCCATGCTCCCACCAGTTGGTTCATCGTGGCGCTGCTGCTCGTTCTATCGATCTCCGGAGCGTCCCGGGGCGCCGAGCCGGCACTGGCCGACACGGTTCTGCCGGCCAGCCCGGCTCTCGACGATTACCTTCGGGTCGCCCTCAACCGGAGTCCCGATGTCCGTCGGGCCTATGAGAGCTGGCGCGCCGAAGCGGCTCAGACGGGTTACGCGGGAACGCTGCCCGACCCGATGCTGATGTTCGAGTACATGGTCGATCCCAAACAGCCGCGGCTCGGGGCGCGCCAGGAGATTCCGTGGCTTGGCGGGCTTCGGGCCGAGAAGGCGATGGCGGCGGCTGCCGCCCGGGCGGCGTACGACCGCTGCGAGGCGGCGCGCCTGGCTGTGATCTACCGCACGACCGCGGCCTACTACAACTACTGGAACCTCAGCCGGCAGGTTGCGCTCATGCGCGAAAACCTGCAGCTCCTCACGTTCTGGGAGGAGGTTGTCCGCACCAAGTACCGGGCCGCCCTGGCCTCGCATCCCGATGTAATCAAGGCCCAGGTGGAGTTGGCCGCCATGGACAACCAGGTGCACTCGCTCGAGGATCGCCTCGGGCCCTCCCGACAGC includes the following:
- a CDS encoding response regulator, with the protein product MAKEPILVIEDEQDIQELIAYNLAREGYRVVRAVTGEDGLACARREPPALVLLDLMLPGVDGLEVCRQLKHSPATRAIPIVMLTAKGEESDIVAGLEMGADDYIAKPFSPKVLIARIRAVLRRKATGPEDAAARLAIHGFIIDPGRHEVSVDGRPVQLTHTEFQILHLLARRPGWVYTRYQIVNQVRGEDVIVTDRSVDVQIVGLRKKLGAAGRYIETVRGVGYRLREN
- a CDS encoding sigma-54-dependent Fis family transcriptional regulator; protein product: MTVRILLADDDASLRRVLQFKLERQGFAVTAAGDGAEALDRLTRERFDLLLSDIRMPRLSGIELLERVRGVQPDLEVIFISAHAEVAQAVQAVKLGAFDYLTKPFEDEQLFVAIDKALEHRRLAEENRLLRGRLRGRDVMRKLVGVSRPFREMMALVEKIAPTDATVLIAGESGTGKEMIARAIHYGSHRADRELVVVNCAAIPRDLIESELFGHVRGAFTGAVRDKRGKFELADRGTLFLDEIAELSIDLQAKLLRAIQEKTIEPVGAEKPVEMDVRLIAATNVDLKERAARGRFREDLYYRLNVIPLRVPSLRERREDIPILVKEFARAFAPSAPLAVDAELMARLAAYAWPGNIRELENLIERMAILRRGEVLTTADLPPDFGRDVGPAEARPAAGDPEPERTLPETEKQLIIKALTRTGGNRSRAALQLGIPRHVLVYRMKKYGLHGPDA
- a CDS encoding PAS domain-containing protein; the encoded protein is MRQRRMLWQLFPSFVLVVALAAGGVYLYTRQAYRTAHYHEAVHDLEMRARLAERVITPYLDAHDNDALDSLVVALGRAGRTRFTVVGADGRVLADSEEDPKHMEQHRFRPEIAAALRGEMMASRRYSSTLQRHMLYTAVPVLADDRVVGVVRTAIPEDAAEGGIGTVTGTLAGDVVVGGLLLVLLAAVISRLVARSVVRPIGDLRAGADRFARGEFDYALPAAGHQEIAGLAQAMNEMAAQLHERMEAIGRRRNEQEAILAAMVEGVLAVDTSERILTLNAAAARLLRIRPEEAVGRSVPEVVRNSELHRLVSETLHSGAPVEGTIELAGDDERQLQVHGTTLRDGSGNAAGGVIVLNDITRLRRLENIRTDFVANVSHELRTPVTSIKGFLETLLDGAMDRPEDARRFLEIIKRQADQLNNIIEDLLALSRLEQERDGEGCEVTRRPVGGVLRSAVQSCESRAREKGIALLCEGDLDLVAPINPSLLEQALVNLLSNAITYGPAGSTVRAGARRSVEGVELFVADEGPGIEPRYHERIFERFYRIDKARSRDQGGTGLGLAIVKHIARAHKGRVTVRSAVGQGSTFSIHLPHSA